The stretch of DNA TGGACACAGTTATGTTTTATATGGACCATTATTAAATGGAATTACCActgttttattttcttctatacCTACATATCCAGATTGTGGTAGATATTGGAATTTAATACAAACTCATAAAGTTACCCAATTCTATACAGCCCCCACTGCTCTTAGGGCCTTGATGAAACATGGGGATCACTGGGTAGAAAATTATGATTTATCTTCTTGTCGAATATTAGGAAGTGTGGGAGAACCTATTAATCCAGAAACTTGGAGATGGTACTATAATGTAATAGGGAAAAAGAAGTGTGTTATTGTTGACACATACTGGCAAACTGAAACAGGTGGAATTGTTATTGCACCTATACccaatttatttaaattaaaaccAGGATGTGCCACTCTCCCTTTTTTTGGAGTTGAATTAGAAATTTTAGATTCAAAAACTTTAAATCCATTAAAAGGTACAAACGTTTGTGGTTTATTATGCATAAAAAGCCCTTGGCCAGGTATGCTAAGAACTGTATATGGAAATCACAATAGGTTAATTAAAACTTATTTTGAAACATGCCGTAATTACTATTTTACTGGAGATGGTGCATATAGAGATGAAGATGGCTATTATTGGATTTCTGGTAGGATAGATGACACCTTAAATGTTTCAGGGCATAGATTAGGAGCTGCAGAAATTGAACATGCTTTAGttcaacatttttttattgctGAAGCAGCTGTTGTCTCCTTTTTTCATAAAGTAAAAGGAGAAGGTATTTTATGTTTtgttgttaaaaaaaaaggagacttaaaaaattatggaGATAGTGAAAAAAGTGTTAATTTATCTTCCATTCATAATATAGAAAGTATGGAAGATTTTAAGAAAACATATACAGATGAAAAATTAATCGAAGAACTAAAGTTACAAGTTAGACAAGTTATAGGACCTATTGCTACTCCAGATCTTATTTGTATAGTTCCTGATTTACCTAAAACAAGAAGTGGGAAAATAATTAGGAGAATATTAAGATGCATAGCTAATGGCTTAAATGATTATGGAGATTTAACTACTGTTTCTAATTTTGAAATTATTGatgttattaaaaataaatataatgagTGTAAAACGAAAATTAATTCTACatcataataatatatactttttcctcatatctttttttaaaaaaaacattttcaAATGAGTAATAAGAAGatttatttcaaaaacaatactatataaaaaaatgttaacttaattattaaaaattagaaaCTGATAAATTCCTAAAGTTTATTCTAAGTTATtactttataaataaatgagtaaataaataaatatatataaatatatataatattttgtcATAATCAAAAAGTTAATTTAAAttgtcaaaaaaaaaaaaataaaataataaataataatgtagTTTTtgcaataattttattatttatttttaaagtatcTACATAATATGATTATTTCTGTGGATTATTATATACCTAATTCtactcttttttttccatttttatatatttgttaattttttttttttttttttcaaaatattgtcaaaatatttttataaatatatattttcaatcattttatataatgcattttaatttcatagaagaaaaaaaaaaggaaaaaattggaaaattaaaaagcaTAATCTAAAATTTAAagtttacatattttttttattttgtgtGGATTTTATATAGATAAAATGTGCATATGTATTCTGAtcgttatttttattattattatatgtatctgttttattttattttatttacatacATGTGTATGCTAAAaatattagtttttattaaaatttttttaatattgttaaataggtattttttaaaaaatgtgataattatgtatttatataaaataaaacactATAAAAGTTATACaaaaatttgaatatatGTAAGCatatatcataaaaaatatagtagTTAATACTTTAGTATTTTCTTCAAATTAAGACTAGTAAGATATATCAACGATATAGTTGACAAAACAAGGGAAAAATATTTCATGATCTCATAAAACATTCATCaccaaaatataaaaaaagcaaaTTATAAAGTAAtgctttattattaataaaaataaaatatataatttaatatttagtatattttcattcatgtataaaaatatatattgaataaAACCATATTAATACACTATATAAAAGATACActcacatatatatatatatataaaataaatatatacttttttaaaaaactcctttataaaattatgaacATATTTCAATAAGAAAAATTCTCATTTGATGCATATAACTGTTACATTTATTCAttcttttattctattttttcaagatactttttaagaaattggtcttaaaaaaaaaaaaagggaaagcatatgtaattttattttgaaatttttttttttatttaaaataggcatctataattaataatatacttAAAATGAATGATACGGTATCacgaaaattattttaatttaaatttatttttgtattatctTGAAATTAcatatactttaaaaaaaattttacatattttcaGATAACACACTTTTTATACTCtatttctatattaaaaattaacatttttattttctttttttaatacatacAATATTTGAAAGTCTATACttctatataaatatacatatttttaatataaataaagatatattgttttttacaaaattgCCTTATagaaaatgtatatatatatatatatatgtgtatattattataaaatgaatagcatttaaatatgaaaattatcATCAATATGCATATTAAgcatataaatttttgtttcttttaaaaaatatatttttttttttttttttaatcatatttcatatttcattgttttattttacttttattttttttatattttatttattaatattactattatGATTATATCTTAATATATCAATTTTTCATATGATTCGAAAATACATATACAAACCAAaataagtaataataatgaaaattggTAAACTATAAGTTAAATCTAATGTTCAAATCGTTTAGCATATCATTTGGAATAGGGGATGAATGGGAATCGTTAGATGGTTGATAAATTTCTTTCCATTTATTAGGATATTTCTGTTTCATAGTAGATAAAAATTGATGAAAAAAGATATTCAAATTTTGAGACACATATTTAtactttaatattatatataagatATCTTTTAGATTTTCAGCTGCAATATccaaatttaaatatagagTTTCTAAAATAGCTTTGAGtgcatttattttttcattttcttgtGTTCCATGAGACATAATCTTTAACcaagtttttaaaaattgaggaaaataaaaaattatttttttaggaTAAGTAGAAGATAATCTACCTAAagttatacatatattttgtaAGAGACAACCATGATATTTTGAATTCTGACAAATAAAAACAAGCtgttttataatttcatcTACATACATTTCCATATATTGAGAATTAATATGTATACTTATTTCTCCTATAGCCCAACTAGCATTATTTGAAACTGGAGTAGATGGATGAGTAATATGTGCAATTAAGAATGGtattatatcatttaaataagtTATTAAATATTGCGTGCAAAATCTTGAAATATCTCCTATTAATGCAAAATTTGATTGTAGTATTCCAAAGTTTAAAAATTGTTTTGCTAATTCAGTACTTTCTTCTTTACCTATAATTCCATTCTTTAAAGATGCTTCAGGATTAAGCATTTTAAAATCATGattgattttatttattccatcaaattttatattttctaattttaagCAATATCTATGAACTAAAggtataaaattatattcattttcacTTATAATGTTCATGATATTAGAATTCACAACACTTAATATTCTAGATAATAAATCAAAACTACATTCAATTAAATCTTTCTTTTTTGAAGGTGAAATACAATCAATATCTTTTAAGCTGCTAAAATATTCTTCATTcgttattttataataagatAATAATTCATTAGCAGTTGGGGAAATGTTATTTCTGTTAACAATATAAGAAATGGAACTTCCCGCTTTTttagaataataatatttaatttcttcCTCTAAATCTATATATAGTAAAACTAAAAATTTGATACAAGTTCTTATGACATTTTGAGCATATTTTAAGAAATCTTTTCCATAAGCACTAGTGATACAAGACATACATTCCATTAAAGCAATAATATATGGGCTACTAATACGAATATTATTCCACTTAGATAAAATGGAATTAACAATTTGATGAgctaattcattattttcttttacaaTATTAACACTATCAATTAATGTTCCAACAAcatcaaataaaataaaataatttttagcTTGATAAATTTGAAATGCCTGTTGAATAGTATGAACAATTTCATGCAAAtagttatttaataattccaGAGCATCTTCTTCAAGGTTTGCAAAAGAAGAACAAGCTGCTTCTTGAACTCGTTTATTACTAtctaaaattctttttagtaaatttaataaaacagGTTCAAACCATTTATCACAGTTGTCTGGATGACATATCCAAGAAGAAAATCTTGTAACACACCAGCAAGAAATACTTCTTGCTAATGGTTTTTCATcgtttaataatttaattaaatactCTAATACTTTAGGTATAAATGGTGATAAGCTATACATACAACCTTTTGCTATAGCACCTAGGGTTAAGACAGCACTTTCTCTTATGTTCCATTTATCACTCATTagtttttcttctatatGAGGTAAAATAAATTCTAATATATCATCATTATATACATTGGATAAATAATCTAAGCATAATGCTGCTCCTTTTCTAACAGTCCAATCATTTCCCCATGTTCTTGCTGTCatatcatcatttttttcatcatcacTATAATCTTCTGAATTTTGATTTGTATCATTTACATCACTTCTATTATTGTCATTatcattgttattattattatttaatttattcattttcgTTTCATCTTGATTTGTATCATgatttttattgttatataGTTCTGGTGTAATATCTTGAATTAAATCTGGTACATTTGCATTGTCATTTTGAAAATGAGATTCATCCATAGTTAAATAATCCCATTTAGTGTACACAGTATTAtcaattaatattttacataaatatggtaaataattttttaatatctttaaGGCTTCATTTCttaaatcatttatatttttatatacattttcATCAATATAATTTTCTGATTTGTTtacatcatttttattattattggaGTTTGAATATGCTATATAACTTCTATCTTTTATAAACACTGGCCAAAATTCTAAGGCTTCCAATTGAACTTTTCTGTCACTTGAATTAGTTGCGTTAACCATGAATTGAATAATTGCATCCAAATTACTAAATATTGAAGAATAGCGAGTGTCTGTAATAATTGTCATACACGTAACtacaatttttaaaatttgagTATCTTCTTCTGATGCTAAATATCCTAAACATTCCCATAATTGAGGAAAATAATCATTAAATACTCCATTGACAGTAAAACAAGAAGATGTTATAAATAAATCAAGACATTCTGCTgcatactttttttttatacttttttcttGTGGAGAacaaaaggaaaataatttCTGTAATAATTGAGTCTTgcaaaattgaaaaaaaagagaatcaGTACTTTTTCTATTCATTAATTCATCttcaattattattataatagcGCGAAAGGCACCATCAACAACATCATTATTTCCTCGATCTATTAAaactaataaattatataaagctTCTGGCCATTTTTCTATTCCTTCatattttgttaaaataGTGGTTATAACAGAACCTGAAGTATTTCTAATTTCTTTTACTTCATCTTCtactaatttaaaaatttcattctttattatttttaaaatatcatttgttaaaaatttattttttgaatttatataattttttaataacaatCCTCCGACTTGTCTaacatcatttttttcttctttgttcataaatatatgtaataaatataatgctGCATCAGatacattttcatttaagtCTTTTAAGACTTTTGTAACTTCAACTTGTACAGTATTATTTGAACTATTGCATGAAGTTAAGGCCTCAATTattgttttatatattttttcatttggcTTCCATTCCATATAAGAATTACTATTTTCAAAACAGCTATTATGCATTTTTTtacatgcatatatatatttatatatatatgtttatttatctttttataataaaagtaatataaaaatttctacgtacttataaaaaaaaaaaaaaaaaaaaaattaaattttaaataaacttTCACAACattctaaaaaatataaacacaTAGAtgtattaattaaattaaaaaccTAATtcttgtatatattttttttaaatgaagtttttgaaaaaattttttttttttatgcttCTTTAAgcaaatatacataaaatacaaatttcaaaattaaatctaaataataaaaaaaaaaaaaaaaaattatatatatatatatatatatatttgtgaaaattttaattaaaatttgaaattatattaataaaaaaaaaatatattaaaaattgaaataagaaatatatgaacataagatatattttatcaaatgaatttagaataaatatattgtttttatattgtttACAATACGCATGAATCattataaagataaaaaaaatatattatgcatatatatacatttaacTAAAAGTTCAAATAGAAGTATAATTTGTTAATACATTTAAAatggtaaaaaaaaaaaagaaaaaagaaaaaattaagtaaaaGTTTAATATTTTAGTAAATTCATAACTTTTATCCAAAATCAAACAATTAAtgtcatttttttcttagaaaaaaaaaaatattttttcacacaattttttttttttttttagtagcCCAATCCACTTCAAAGTTTATATACTATTATCTAGaattatgtattatttaccaaaaaaaaaaaaaaaaaaaaaataaagcataaaataattaatatagaaaatttatatattaaaatcattatatatatatatatatatatatatagttttttttataaattattcatcaaattaaaaattaaaaaaaaaagtatattttaaaaatattaataaaaaacttTCAGAAgtatcttttatttatataaaaagaaaatattaaaaaaaattacctAAAAAAGAGTCATTTAAATTAAGAAATCATTGCTTTATTTCCAATAAAAAACTGAAAAATCATAAACTTTTATACCATTATATATAactagtaaaaaaaaaaaaagaacgaaaattaaaaagaattattttttagctAAATtagtatttatataaaaaaaataaaaaaagtaaagaaaTTTGATTAATTTAACAAATTTCTCCAAAGTtatataaagtaaaataactgttattttaaaacatttaaaaaatttatcaaaattttattaaaaatataaatgattatgttactttattattttttataataataaaattttaaagtaaaaacaaatattaaaaacaaagagaatgaataaaaaaattaactatatttttttcttttttttgaagtTCTACAAGTTATTTTAAAAGGAAAAGACTTAATTTTTTGTGCTGAAACAAATATGTAGAATATATTTTGCTATTTCTCTTAAAATGTTCCTCTTTAAATGATACATATTTAGTAACACAAGTTacaatttcttattttattcttattaaaacatagaaaatatatgttaaaagttcaaataaaatttttgtcatacattaaagaaatagaatataaaattaataatttttttgcttaaaatattctaaaaaaaatctGATTTTTTAAGCTTTCCTTTAATACATTCTTTATAAAGTAGATagaaatattcaaaaaaaataatacttcATTATTGATATtagtattatattttatttattaatttaattataattcattattaattggaaagtattttaaattgtaaaattattaatatattacatttttaataaatgtaaaaaaaaaaagaaagacaAGAactattttatcttttttctatttttaaagcaaatatttaagaaaaaaaaaaaaaaagataaataaaaccaagtaaaataaaataatcatAACTAACCTGAAGTTTTTTACAGCAGGAACATTTATAATAGatatattttgtattaaaTTAAAGTGTCATCAGCTAACGTTTTAAGGGCATTTGTTAAGGTAGGTGACATTATTTGATTTAGTTCCAAAACTTTTAGTTCATCATTATTCTTATTATCATATGCTttaaaaaaactatttttactgaaatttttatcatgattaaaattatctttataaaaatttgtatACTCTGAAGAAACTTTATTAAAATCATTGTTATTTTTCAACTGCTtgttttcttcatttttttgtatcAATTTTGCCTGAGAAAAATGCATAGATGTGTCTTTCCTTGaaaaattactattattattattacaaatGGTATTGCTAAGAAGTGTAACCTtcttattatttacattatcttttctataaaattcattttcctttttatcaattaaagtatttattaatttttctttttctgattgatctttttttttttcatattcttcttctacttcttccttttttttatcttcatcttttttttttttattatttgtagTTAAGTAAACttctttgtttttgtttGAATTACAATCCTCTCCTTGTTTAGCATTCGTGCTCATATAATAAGTCATAACATTTTCTGGAAGGGAATATAAAGgtttcatattatttataacgTCTTTATTACTATTTTGAGTTCTGTATTTATATGatttatcaatatttttatcaaaattaatttttaaatgaatattttttatcaaattaGTTGCTGATGGTAACTGTAAAATCGGAGGCTCAACATTGGGATTTTTTGGGTTTATCAAAGGAGCTTTTAGTATACTAATATCACCAATTCCATCTATAGCACCCAAAGTAAAagcccttttttttttttttgaaatttgaTCCATATAAGCTTTTATTTCTGTATTTTtgtcataaatatatttttcatcttttact from Plasmodium relictum strain SGS1 genome assembly, chromosome: 11 encodes:
- a CDS encoding transportin, putative; this translates as MHNSCFENSNSYMEWKPNEKIYKTIIEALTSCNSSNNTVQVEVTKVLKDLNENVSDAALYLLHIFMNKEEKNDVRQVGGLLLKNYINSKNKFLTNDILKIIKNEIFKLVEDEVKEIRNTSGSVITTILTKYEGIEKWPEALYNLLVLIDRGNNDVVDGAFRAIIIIIEDELMNRKSTDSLFFQFCKTQLLQKLFSFCSPQEKSIKKKYAAECLDLFITSSCFTVNGVFNDYFPQLWECLGYLASEEDTQILKIVVTCMTIITDTRYSSIFSNLDAIIQFMVNATNSSDRKVQLEALEFWPVFIKDRSYIAYSNSNNNKNDVNKSENYIDENVYKNINDLRNEALKILKNYLPYLCKILIDNTVYTKWDYLTMDESHFQNDNANVPDLIQDITPELYNNKNHDTNQDETKMNKLNNNNNNDNDNNRSDVNDTNQNSEDYSDDEKNDDMTARTWGNDWTVRKGAALCLDYLSNVYNDDILEFILPHIEEKLMSDKWNIRESAVLTLGAIAKGCMYSLSPFIPKVLEYLIKLLNDEKPLARSISCWCVTRFSSWICHPDNCDKWFEPVLLNLLKRILDSNKRVQEAACSSFANLEEDALELLNNYLHEIVHTIQQAFQIYQAKNYFILFDVVGTLIDSVNIVKENNELAHQIVNSILSKWNNIRISSPYIIALMECMSCITSAYGKDFLKYAQNVIRTCIKFLVLLYIDLEEEIKYYYSKKAGSSISYIVNRNNISPTANELLSYYKITNEEYFSSLKDIDCISPSKKKDLIECSFDLLSRILSVVNSNIMNIISENEYNFIPLVHRYCLKLENIKFDGINKINHDFKMLNPEASLKNGIIGKEESTELAKQFLNFGILQSNFALIGDISRFCTQYLITYLNDIIPFLIAHITHPSTPVSNNASWAIGEISIHINSQYMEMYVDEIIKQLVFICQNSKYHGCLLQNICITLGRLSSTYPKKIIFYFPQFLKTWLKIMSHGTQENEKINALKAILETLYLNLDIAAENLKDILYIILKYKYVSQNLNIFFHQFLSTMKQKYPNKWKEIYQPSNDSHSSPIPNDMLNDLNIRFNL